A window of Clostridium botulinum BKT015925 contains these coding sequences:
- a CDS encoding beta strand repeat-containing protein, with product MPIIPIFSKNANAAITFTGNALGLSKALNTQDMGTESAIGAYITNNTTSSVSTYPNGTTSTYSLNSSSAVLNIPSGSTILYAELIWGGSCQVQSEDHTSAVNTTAISFTIPTTPPQAVTIDSSYTPTPVTRFQPTDSGNATFYIRRANVTSLVQKALSGTYTVSGVIGTTQSLNNSDNSCGWTLAVSYENSSLPSRYLALYSNIEAIAPNSTTNINITNFKTPTSGTTEGRILLSALRGSATDTGDQVLFGANSSSLTPLSGPRNLESNFFGSQINGNDGNLNTSGTFGNRNQDILTATNISGGRQSQDITNVNTTSKLTNNQTNAVLQFKAAAREYFVNALGVQIDIDTPIFSNLNITTNKQIVSIGNTVDYTIAVKNSGTVDAKNVILTNTLPTGLSYKSNTLTIGGTSNSGNPTTGVSLGAINAGQTIEVKFTADVNAEPTGDTRYINSTKIDYSFDITNDTVTPGTVDTVTKSDTSTNTIYPQSIVITPTVTKTDKSSNTVEHVVLIGDTVTYTINIHNPDATKPITNVNLTDVLPSGLTFKTGSVIINGTSQSSANPTTGINITNILPSSDATISFIADVTSNPSSGTSKYVNTANVEYSFQAPDSTVLTNTVTATNTIYPFSVIIIPDFRKEDTTSGTINHVVSIGNTVTYTITIRNPDATKSLTNITLTDRLPSGLTFKSGSVSINSTPDSSANPTTGIPISDIKPGTTTTVSFIVDVTGPPTGVKFLYLNTATIEYSFLSPDSTLLTSSATTPNSIYGDSVVITPTITKADKTSNSIPHIVAINDTVTYTITIHNPSTTKPITNINLTDTLPPGLTFKSGSVTVNSVSQPSANPTTGINIPSITANSDATVSFVADVTAAPSSGALKYVNTATAQYSFESPDSTTLTSSVTANNTIYPESVVITPTITKADKTSNAANHIVDIGDTVTYTITVHNPDATKSITNINLTDTLPSGLAFKTGTVIVNSTPDASANPTTGISIPNIDAHSNATVSFVADVTAAPSSGASSYANTATAEYTFQSPDFTPLTSSVTANNTIYPASDLIVPTVTKSDTSSNPIAHVATIGDTIEYTITIENNNATKSITNVALRDTIPNGLTFKPDSLDVNGSSTPGSSLPPSISLGTINPSSSATVKFSVTVANPPASNSKYINTAEVDYTFQTTSGASLSNTVTKTNTVYSEDVVITPTITKADKTSNSIPHIVAINDTVTYTITIHNPSTTKPITNINLTDTLPSGLTFKSGSVTVNSVSQPSANPTTGINIPSITANSDATVSFVADVTTAPSGGALKYVNTATAQYSFESPDSTTLTSSVTANNTIYPESVVITPTITKADKTSNAANHIVDIGDTVTYTITVHNPDATKSITNINLTDTLPSGLAFKTGTVIVNSIPDASANPTTGISIPNIDAHSNATVSFVADVTAAPSGGASSYANTATAEYTFQSPDSTPLTSSVTANNTIYPASDLIVPTVTKSDTSSNPIAHVATIGDTIEYTITIENNNATKSITNVALRDTIPNGLTFKPDSLDVNGSSTPGSSLPPSISLGTINPSSSATVKFSVTVANPPASNSKYINTAEVDYTFQTTSGASLSNTVTKTNTVYSEDVVITPTITKANKTSNSIPHIVAINDTVTYTITIHNPSTTKPITNINLTDTLPSGLTFKSGSVTVNSVSQPSANPTTGINIPSITANSDATVSFVADVTTAPSGGALKYVNTATAQYSFESPDSTTLTSSVTANNTIYTESVVITPTITKADKTSNATPHVVAVGDTVTYTITLHNPSTTKPITNINLTDTLPSGLTFKSSSVIVNSIPDTSANPTTGISIPTIAASSNATVSFVADVTTAPSGGALKYVNTATAQYSFESPDSTTLTSSVTANNTIYTESVVITPTITKTDNTSNAIEHIAAINDTVTYTITLHNPSTTKPITNINLTDTLPSGLTFKSGSVTVNSIPDTSANPTTGISIPTIAASSNATVSFVADVTAAPSSGALKYVNTATAQYSFESPDSTNLTSSVTANNTIYPESVIITPTITKTDNTSNAIEHIAAINDTVTYTITLHNPSTTKPITNINLTDTLPSGLTFKSGSVTVNSVSQPSANPTTGINIPSITANSDATVSFVADVTAAPSSGALKYVNTATAQYSFESPDSTTLTSSVTANNTIYPESVVITPTITKTDKTSNAIEHIVAINDTVTYTITLHNPSTTKPITNINLTDTLPSGLTFKSGSVTVNSVSQPSANPTTGINIPSITANSDATVSFVADVTAAPSSGALKYVNTATAQYSFESPDSTTLTSSVTANNTIYPESVVITPTITKTDKTSNAIEHIVAINDTVTYTITLHNPSTTKPITNINLTDTLPSGLTFKSSSVIVNSIPDTSANPTTGISIPTIAASSNATVSFVADVTAAPSSGALKYVNTATAQYSFESPDSTTLTSSVTANNTIYPESVIITPTITKTDNTSNAIEHIVAINDTVTYTINFHNPDATKPITNVNLTDTLPSGLTFKSGSVTVNSVSQPSANPTTGISIPTITANSDATVSFVADVTAAPSGGALKYVNTATAQYSFESPDSTTLTSSVTTNNTIYYDSIVITPNVIKTANTNVASVGNIITYTITAENTSNSTPLTNVTLTDILPSGLSFNSGSLKINNTPNNGSPIEGISIGNITPNKTTTIEFSATINAKPANRTSYVNTANIAYQFNSPAGNLSNTVTSTNTIYSSDIVPNPEIIKSSNPKFANVGDVITYTITARNSSPLLNISNANIKDTLPSGLSYNPSSLTVNGIPNSNSIISGININNLNPNSTTNINYTATVISPPSNNLPYTNSVTIAYSYVFPDGSNFRDNVTTTNDLYPNNILVKPTLSLSVDKDNVSTGDTINFAILISNNNSTPIENPVLTDILPNGLEYVPGTLKIDEVPSSHSLTTGVILPNMHQNSSHTITFSVNVTTPPNTGIEYTNYTTLNYNFQSSMGNLTNTINSNTVNIINNDVSVKPMAFKNYIYKTTKNTSIKETLTAANINNSPMAFTMTTAPINGFAAIDEYGTFRYTPKVNFVGTDRFTVSATNNLGNSTLITVILLVEEFAQSLDYAIRCRK from the coding sequence ATGCCTATTATTCCTATTTTTTCAAAAAACGCTAATGCTGCTATTACATTCACAGGAAATGCCCTTGGATTAAGTAAAGCTTTAAACACCCAAGATATGGGTACCGAAAGCGCTATAGGGGCTTATATAACTAATAATACTACATCTAGTGTTAGTACTTATCCTAATGGTACTACATCAACGTATTCCTTAAATTCTTCATCTGCTGTATTAAATATACCTTCTGGGAGTACTATTTTATATGCTGAACTAATTTGGGGAGGATCATGTCAGGTACAAAGTGAAGATCATACTTCTGCTGTAAATACTACTGCAATTAGTTTTACTATTCCTACAACTCCACCTCAAGCAGTGACTATAGATAGTTCTTACACCCCTACCCCCGTCACTAGATTTCAACCTACTGATTCAGGTAATGCTACATTTTATATAAGAAGAGCTAATGTTACTTCTCTTGTCCAAAAGGCTTTATCAGGAACTTATACAGTAAGTGGTGTCATTGGAACAACTCAATCATTAAATAACTCTGATAATAGTTGTGGTTGGACTTTAGCAGTTTCCTATGAAAATTCATCTCTTCCATCTAGATATCTAGCATTATATAGTAATATAGAAGCCATAGCTCCTAATTCTACTACAAATATAAATATTACCAATTTCAAAACACCGACTTCTGGAACTACCGAAGGTAGGATATTACTATCAGCCTTACGTGGTTCAGCCACAGATACAGGTGATCAAGTTTTATTTGGTGCTAATTCATCTAGTTTAACACCTTTATCAGGACCTCGTAATTTAGAAAGTAACTTTTTTGGTTCTCAAATTAACGGCAATGATGGAAATTTAAATACTTCAGGAACTTTTGGTAATAGAAATCAAGATATTTTAACTGCAACTAATATCAGTGGGGGCCGCCAAAGTCAAGATATTACAAATGTAAATACTACAAGTAAATTAACTAATAATCAAACTAATGCTGTTCTACAATTTAAAGCTGCTGCTCGTGAATATTTTGTTAATGCACTTGGCGTTCAAATAGATATAGATACTCCTATATTTAGTAACTTAAATATAACTACTAACAAACAAATTGTATCTATTGGAAATACTGTCGACTATACAATTGCTGTAAAAAACTCTGGAACTGTAGATGCTAAAAACGTAATTTTAACTAATACACTACCTACTGGATTATCATACAAATCTAATACTTTAACTATTGGTGGCACTTCTAATTCTGGTAATCCTACTACAGGTGTTTCTTTAGGTGCTATTAATGCTGGTCAAACTATAGAAGTCAAATTCACTGCTGATGTTAATGCAGAGCCAACTGGAGATACTCGATATATTAACTCAACCAAAATAGATTATAGTTTTGATATTACTAATGATACTGTAACTCCTGGTACTGTAGATACTGTAACTAAAAGTGACACAAGTACTAATACAATTTATCCTCAATCCATTGTTATTACTCCTACTGTCACTAAAACAGATAAGTCCAGTAATACCGTTGAACATGTTGTTCTTATAGGTGATACTGTAACTTATACCATTAATATTCACAATCCTGATGCCACTAAGCCTATCACTAATGTTAATTTAACAGATGTATTGCCTTCTGGTTTAACTTTCAAAACCGGTTCAGTAATTATAAATGGTACATCTCAATCATCTGCTAATCCTACTACCGGTATTAATATTACTAACATTTTACCTAGTAGTGATGCTACCATATCTTTCATTGCAGATGTTACCTCCAATCCTTCTTCCGGTACTTCAAAATATGTTAATACCGCTAATGTTGAGTATAGCTTTCAAGCTCCTGACTCTACAGTCCTAACTAATACTGTAACAGCCACCAATACTATTTACCCTTTTTCTGTTATTATAATACCTGATTTCAGAAAAGAAGATACAACTAGTGGTACCATTAATCATGTTGTTTCTATAGGTAATACTGTAACCTACACTATCACTATTCGTAATCCTGATGCTACTAAATCTCTAACTAATATTACTTTAACTGATCGTTTACCTTCTGGTTTAACCTTTAAATCTGGTTCTGTATCTATTAATAGTACTCCTGATTCCTCTGCTAATCCTACTACTGGTATTCCTATTTCTGATATTAAACCTGGAACTACTACTACTGTTTCATTTATTGTTGATGTTACTGGTCCTCCTACTGGAGTTAAGTTCTTATATCTTAATACTGCTACCATTGAATATAGTTTCTTATCTCCTGACTCTACACTTTTAACTAGTTCTGCTACAACACCTAATTCTATCTATGGAGATTCTGTTGTTATTACTCCTACTATTACCAAAGCTGATAAAACTAGTAATTCTATTCCCCATATTGTAGCTATAAATGATACTGTAACTTACACCATTACGATTCACAATCCTAGCACTACTAAACCTATTACCAATATCAATTTAACTGATACTCTTCCTCCTGGTTTAACCTTTAAATCTGGTTCCGTAACTGTTAATAGTGTTTCTCAACCTTCTGCTAACCCTACTACTGGTATTAATATTCCTTCTATTACTGCTAATAGTGATGCTACTGTTTCTTTTGTTGCTGATGTTACTGCTGCTCCTTCTAGCGGTGCTTTAAAATATGTAAATACTGCTACTGCCCAATATAGTTTTGAATCTCCTGATTCTACTACTTTAACTAGCTCTGTTACAGCAAACAATACTATTTATCCTGAATCTGTTGTCATTACTCCTACTATCACCAAAGCTGATAAAACTAGTAATGCTGCTAATCATATTGTAGATATAGGTGATACTGTAACTTACACCATTACTGTTCATAATCCTGATGCCACTAAATCTATTACCAATATTAATTTAACTGATACTCTACCTTCTGGTTTAGCATTTAAAACAGGAACTGTAATTGTTAATAGTACTCCTGACGCATCCGCTAATCCTACTACTGGTATTTCTATTCCTAATATTGATGCTCATAGTAACGCTACTGTTTCTTTTGTCGCTGATGTTACTGCTGCTCCTTCTAGTGGTGCTTCAAGTTATGCTAATACTGCTACTGCTGAATATACCTTCCAATCTCCTGATTTTACACCACTAACTAGTTCAGTTACAGCTAATAATACTATTTATCCAGCTTCTGACCTTATAGTTCCTACTGTTACTAAAAGTGATACTTCTAGTAATCCTATTGCTCATGTAGCTACTATAGGTGATACTATAGAATACACCATTACTATTGAAAATAATAATGCAACTAAATCTATTACAAATGTTGCCTTAAGGGATACTATTCCTAATGGATTAACTTTTAAACCAGATTCCTTAGATGTTAATGGATCTTCTACTCCTGGTTCTAGTCTACCTCCTAGTATTTCTTTAGGTACTATTAATCCTTCTTCATCTGCTACTGTTAAATTTTCAGTTACTGTAGCTAACCCTCCAGCAAGTAATTCTAAATATATTAATACTGCTGAAGTTGACTACACTTTCCAAACTACAAGTGGAGCTAGTCTTTCTAATACTGTTACTAAAACTAATACTGTTTATTCTGAAGATGTTGTTATCACTCCTACTATTACTAAAGCTGATAAAACTAGTAATTCTATTCCCCATATTGTAGCTATAAACGATACTGTAACTTACACCATTACGATTCACAATCCTAGCACTACTAAACCTATTACCAATATCAATTTAACTGATACTCTTCCTTCTGGTTTAACCTTTAAATCTGGTTCCGTAACTGTTAATAGTGTTTCTCAACCTTCTGCTAACCCTACTACTGGTATTAATATTCCTTCTATTACTGCTAATAGTGATGCTACTGTTTCTTTTGTTGCCGATGTTACTACTGCCCCTTCTGGTGGTGCTTTAAAATATGTAAATACTGCTACTGCCCAATATAGTTTTGAATCTCCTGATTCTACCACTTTAACTAGCTCTGTTACAGCTAATAATACTATTTATCCTGAATCTGTTGTCATTACTCCTACTATCACCAAAGCTGATAAAACTAGTAATGCTGCTAATCATATTGTAGATATAGGTGATACTGTAACTTACACCATTACTGTTCATAATCCTGATGCCACTAAATCTATTACCAATATTAATTTAACTGATACTCTACCTTCTGGTTTAGCATTTAAAACAGGAACTGTAATTGTTAATAGTATTCCTGACGCATCCGCTAATCCTACTACTGGTATTTCTATTCCTAATATTGATGCTCATAGTAACGCTACTGTTTCTTTTGTCGCTGATGTTACTGCTGCTCCTTCTGGTGGTGCTTCAAGTTATGCTAATACTGCTACTGCTGAATATACCTTCCAATCTCCTGATTCTACACCACTAACTAGTTCAGTTACAGCTAATAATACTATTTATCCAGCTTCTGACCTTATAGTTCCTACTGTTACTAAAAGTGATACTTCTAGTAATCCTATTGCTCATGTAGCTACTATAGGTGATACTATAGAATACACCATTACTATTGAAAATAATAATGCAACTAAATCTATTACAAATGTTGCCTTAAGGGATACTATTCCTAATGGATTAACTTTTAAACCAGATTCCTTAGATGTTAATGGATCTTCTACTCCTGGTTCTAGTCTACCTCCTAGTATTTCTTTAGGTACTATTAATCCTTCTTCATCTGCTACTGTTAAATTTTCAGTTACTGTAGCTAACCCTCCAGCAAGTAATTCTAAATATATTAATACTGCTGAAGTTGACTACACTTTCCAAACTACAAGTGGAGCTAGTCTTTCTAATACTGTTACTAAAACTAATACTGTTTATTCTGAAGATGTTGTTATCACTCCTACTATTACTAAAGCTAATAAAACTAGTAATTCTATTCCCCATATTGTAGCTATAAACGATACTGTAACTTACACTATTACGATTCACAATCCTAGCACTACTAAACCTATTACCAATATCAATTTAACTGATACTCTTCCTTCTGGTTTAACCTTTAAATCTGGTTCCGTAACTGTTAATAGTGTTTCTCAACCTTCTGCTAACCCTACTACTGGTATTAATATTCCTTCTATTACTGCTAATAGTGATGCTACTGTTTCTTTTGTTGCCGATGTTACTACTGCCCCTTCTGGTGGTGCTTTAAAATATGTAAATACTGCTACTGCCCAATATAGTTTTGAATCTCCTGATTCTACCACTTTAACTAGCTCTGTTACAGCTAATAATACTATTTATACTGAGTCTGTTGTTATTACTCCTACTATTACTAAAGCTGATAAAACTAGTAATGCTACTCCTCATGTTGTTGCTGTAGGAGATACTGTAACTTACACTATTACTCTTCATAATCCTAGTACTACTAAACCTATTACCAATATTAATTTAACTGATACTCTTCCTTCTGGTTTAACCTTTAAATCTAGCTCTGTAATTGTTAATAGTATTCCTGATACGTCCGCCAACCCTACTACTGGTATTTCTATCCCTACTATTGCTGCTAGTAGTAATGCTACTGTTTCTTTTGTTGCCGATGTTACTACTGCCCCTTCTGGTGGTGCTTTAAAATATGTAAATACTGCTACTGCCCAATATAGTTTTGAATCTCCTGATTCTACCACTTTAACTAGCTCTGTTACAGCTAATAATACTATTTATACTGAGTCTGTTGTTATTACTCCTACTATCACTAAAACTGACAATACTAGCAATGCCATTGAGCATATTGCAGCTATAAACGATACTGTAACTTACACTATTACTCTTCATAATCCTAGTACTACTAAACCTATTACCAATATTAATTTAACTGATACTCTTCCTTCTGGTTTAACCTTTAAATCTGGTTCCGTAACTGTTAATAGTATTCCTGATACGTCCGCCAACCCTACTACTGGTATTTCTATCCCTACTATTGCTGCTAGTAGTAATGCTACTGTTTCTTTTGTTGCTGATGTTACTGCTGCTCCTTCTAGCGGTGCTTTAAAATATGTAAATACTGCTACTGCCCAATATAGTTTTGAATCTCCTGACTCTACTAATTTAACTAGTTCTGTCACAGCAAACAATACTATTTATCCTGAATCTGTTATCATTACTCCTACTATCACTAAAACTGACAATACTAGCAATGCCATTGAGCATATTGCAGCTATAAACGATACTGTAACTTACACTATTACTCTTCATAATCCTAGTACTACTAAACCTATTACCAATATCAATTTAACTGATACTCTTCCTTCTGGTTTAACCTTTAAATCTGGTTCCGTAACTGTTAATAGTGTTTCTCAACCTTCTGCTAACCCTACTACTGGTATTAATATTCCTTCTATTACTGCTAATAGTGATGCTACTGTTTCTTTTGTTGCTGATGTTACTGCTGCTCCTTCTAGCGGTGCTTTAAAATATGTAAATACTGCTACTGCCCAATATAGTTTTGAATCTCCTGATTCTACTACTTTAACTAGCTCTGTTACAGCAAACAATACTATTTATCCTGAATCTGTTGTCATTACTCCTACTATCACTAAAACTGATAAAACTAGCAATGCCATTGAGCATATTGTAGCTATAAACGATACTGTAACTTACACTATTACTCTTCATAATCCTAGTACTACTAAACCTATTACCAATATCAATTTAACTGATACTCTTCCTTCTGGTTTAACCTTTAAATCTGGTTCCGTAACTGTTAATAGTGTTTCTCAACCTTCTGCTAACCCTACTACTGGTATTAATATTCCTTCTATTACTGCTAATAGTGATGCTACTGTTTCTTTTGTTGCTGATGTTACTGCTGCTCCTTCTAGCGGTGCTTTAAAATATGTAAATACTGCTACTGCCCAATATAGTTTTGAATCTCCTGATTCTACTACTTTAACTAGCTCTGTTACAGCAAACAATACTATTTATCCTGAATCTGTTGTCATTACTCCTACTATCACTAAAACTGATAAAACTAGCAATGCCATTGAGCATATTGTAGCTATAAACGATACTGTAACTTACACTATTACTCTTCATAATCCTAGTACTACTAAACCTATTACCAATATTAATTTAACTGATACTCTTCCTTCTGGTTTAACCTTTAAATCTAGCTCTGTAATTGTTAATAGTATTCCTGATACGTCCGCCAACCCTACTACTGGTATTTCTATCCCTACTATTGCTGCTAGTAGTAATGCTACTGTTTCTTTTGTTGCTGATGTTACTGCTGCTCCTTCTAGCGGTGCTTTAAAATATGTAAATACTGCTACTGCCCAATATAGTTTTGAATCTCCTGATTCTACTACTTTAACTAGCTCTGTTACAGCAAACAATACTATTTATCCTGAATCTGTTATCATTACTCCTACTATTACCAAAACTGATAATACTAGCAATGCCATTGAGCATATTGTAGCTATAAATGATACTGTAACTTACACTATTAATTTTCATAATCCTGATGCCACTAAACCTATTACCAATGTTAATTTAACTGATACTCTTCCTTCTGGTTTAACCTTTAAATCTGGTTCCGTAACTGTTAATAGTGTTTCTCAACCTTCTGCTAATCCTACTACTGGTATTTCTATCCCTACTATTACTGCTAATAGTGATGCTACTGTTTCTTTCGTTGCTGATGTTACTGCTGCTCCTTCTGGCGGTGCCTTAAAATATGTAAATACTGCTACTGCCCAATATAGTTTTGAATCTCCTGATTCTACTACTTTAACTAGTTCTGTTACAACAAATAATACTATTTATTATGATTCTATTGTTATTACTCCTAACGTCATAAAAACTGCTAATACTAATGTTGCATCTGTTGGTAATATTATCACTTATACCATTACTGCTGAAAATACTAGTAACTCAACTCCTCTTACTAACGTGACTTTAACTGATATTCTTCCTAGCGGTTTATCTTTTAATTCTGGATCCTTAAAAATAAATAATACTCCTAACAATGGTTCTCCTATAGAAGGAATATCTATAGGCAATATAACTCCAAATAAAACAACTACTATTGAATTCTCTGCCACTATTAATGCAAAACCTGCCAATAGAACTAGTTATGTTAACACTGCTAATATAGCATATCAATTCAATAGTCCTGCTGGAAATCTATCAAACACTGTTACTTCAACTAATACCATATATTCCAGTGATATTGTGCCTAATCCAGAAATCATTAAATCTTCTAATCCTAAATTTGCTAATGTAGGTGATGTAATAACTTATACTATAACTGCTAGAAATTCTAGTCCTTTATTAAATATCAGTAATGCCAATATAAAAGATACTTTACCATCAGGATTATCTTATAACCCTAGCTCTTTAACTGTAAATGGTATTCCTAATTCTAACTCTATTATATCAGGAATAAACATTAATAATCTTAACCCTAATTCTACTACCAATATCAACTATACTGCTACTGTTATATCTCCTCCTAGTAATAATTTACCATATACTAATTCCGTAACTATAGCCTATAGTTATGTATTTCCTGATGGTTCTAACTTTAGAGATAATGTAACAACTACTAATGACTTATACCCAAATAATATACTTGTAAAACCTACACTATCTCTATCTGTAGATAAAGATAATGTATCTACTGGAGATACTATAAATTTTGCAATATTAATTTCCAATAATAACTCTACTCCTATTGAAAATCCTGTATTAACTGATATATTACCAAATGGTCTAGAATATGTTCCAGGAACTCTAAAAATTGATGAAGTTCCTTCATCACATTCTCTAACAACAGGAGTTATTCTTCCTAATATGCATCAAAATAGTTCTCATACTATAACATTTTCAGTTAATGTAACTACTCCACCTAATACTGGTATAGAATATACTAACTATACAACTTTAAATTACAATTTTCAGAGTTCTATGGGTAACTTAACTAACACTATTAATAGTAATACTGTAAACATTATTAATAATGATGTAAGTGTCAAACCAATGGCTTTTAAAAATTATATATATAAAACTACTAAAAATACTTCTATTAAAGAAACTCTAACTGCTGCTAACATTAATAATTCCCCTATGGCATTTACTATGACAACTGCTCCTATTAATGGTTTTGCAGCTATTGATGAATATGGAACATTTAGATATACTCCTAAAGTAAACTTTGTAGGAACTGATAGATTTACTGTGTCTGCAACTAATAATTTAGGAAACTCAACTTTGATAACTGTAATCTTATTAGTTGAAGAATTTGCTCAATCGTTGGATTATGCTATTCGTTGCAGAAAATAA